In one Gadus morhua chromosome 7, gadMor3.0, whole genome shotgun sequence genomic region, the following are encoded:
- the LOC115547548 gene encoding toll-like receptor 13 isoform X2 codes for MKTKIAMPLREICFCSFGILYFSLNSFIFPTAGYVVKGCQITQNTRAICKNSLKVFPKEIPETVTFIDLSGNNISKLNKKALENLPNLLHLNLGHNFISKIESGTFVVQISLKVMFLDNNMLCKLQDGMFDGLVNLIELHLTSNQIQTVAPASFMSLSKLGFLDLGHNKLRDLKNILHHTPHLQSLYIPANNISIFHSWELSNKSTELVTLDLSQNELMFFRLTAGIFPKLKKLHLEDSIKNGIVWEVSNTSYLRSVHKLDISGVRSSLHGLQEVLETCNSSLQYLKLNHINNNLQVLINISCKIPTLYSFQIRNNCIKDIRLDMLHLCTNLKELDLGMNEITAISNNSFKSLRKLKTLIIKSNFLTSVPHAVRKTQILKLDLSYNNINALGCDDFADMKQLRHLSLYNNPLMALKDCVFKDLVHLNVLMLQNSSIDKLNGAFKKNTPNLENLILSNNHLTVLDHGEFKALNSLKNLALEVNKLKQLNDGTFFGLSSLRQLTLRSNEITEITNGAFSHLEALKTLNLESNHIKYASLEPIPYPPFAELSQLDTLFISDQHRPRRDKFPQNFLQGLTNLSIIYIQRNQLKTLHPHTFNYTPNLNRLHLSQNAFADIPNNLFSPIQKLKRLHISQTNLRSLDFLLHANLTELELLQVGKNTFSVITEPVMLSLSALEYLDLQGNSFSCNCDNAWFLQWVINNKQTQVFDANNFECNFPPNLKGRKLLEIDVRSCTVDMGFICYISTTCAVIMTIAVSFTHKFLQWHLVYAYYLMLAFLYNSKNKDKGAHQYDAFVSYNTNDEGWVLGELLPKLEDEQGWRLCLHHRDFQPGKPIMENITDAIYGSRKTICVVSRDYLESEWCSREIQVAR; via the exons ATGAAAACGAAAATTGCGATGCCGTTAAGGGaaatttgtttttgttcatttgGAATATTATATTTCTCTTTGAATAGTTTTATTTTTCCAACTGCTGGTTACGTGGTGAAGGGCTGCCAGATCACACAGAACACACGGGCCATATGTAAGAACAGTTTAAAAGTGTTTCCAAAGGAAATTCCAGAAACAGTCACATTTATAGACCTGTCTGGAAACAACATttctaaattaaataaaaaagcgTTGGAAAATTTACCAAATCTGTTGCACTTAAATCTGGGACACAACTTCATCTCCAAGATTGAATCTGGCACTTTTGTGGTTCAAATCTCTCTAAAGGTGATGTTTTTAGACAACAATATGCTTTGTAAGCTACAGGATGGTATGTTTGATGGCTTGGTCAATCTCATAGAATTGCATCTGACTTCCAATCAGATCCAAACAGTAGCACCGGCCTCTTTCATGTCTCTGAGCAAGCTTGGGTTTTTGGACCTAGGCCACAACAAACTGCGCGACTTAAAAAACATCTTACATCATACACCACATTTACAAAGCCTATACATTCCAGCAAACAACATTTCCATTTTTCATTCATGGGAGCTGTCAAATAAGTCTACAGAACTTGTTACACTTGATTTGTCTCAGAATGAGCTTATGTTCTTTAGGCTCACTGCAGGTATCTTTCCCAAACTCAAAAAGTTGCACCTTGAGGATAGTATAAAGAATGGTATCGTCTGGGAGGTGAGTAACACATCGTACCTTAGAAGTGTGCATAAACTAGATATCAGTGGGGTTCGCTCCTCATTACATGGACTGCAGGAAGTGCTAGAGACATGTAACTCCTCACTGCAGTATCTGAAGTTAAACCATATCAATAACAACCTGCAGGTTCTCATCAATATTTCCTGTAAAATCCCAACGCTGTACTCATTTCAAATCCGAAATAACTGCATCAAAGATATTAGATTAGACATGCTGCACTTGTGTACTAATCTAAAAGAATTGGACTTGGGGATGAATGAGATAACTGCCATCTCTAACAATTCGTTCAAATCACTTAGGAAGCTTAAGACTTTAATCATAAAGTCTAACTTTCTCACATCAGTCCCCCATGCCGTAAGGAAAACTCAAATCTTAAAACTGGATCTCAGCTACAATAACATCAATGCTCTTGGCTGTGACGATTTTGCCGATATGAAACAGCTCAGACATCTCAGTCTATACAATAATCCTCTCATGGCTCTCAAGGATTGTGTTTTCAAAGATTTGGTCCATTTAAATGTCTTAATGTTGCAAAACAGCAGCATTGATAAATTAAATGGCGCCTTCAAAAAAAACACGCCGAATCTTGAAAATCTTATTTTGTCAAACAATCATCTCACTGTTCTAGATCATGGAGAATTTAAAGCCCTGAATTCCCTCAAGAATTTGGCATTAGAAgtgaataaattaaaacaacttAATGATGGGACTTTTTTTGGACTTTCCAGTCTTAGACAACTTACTCTCCGATCAAATGAAATAACTGAAATTACAAACGGTGCTTTCAGTCACTTGGAAGCTTTAAAGACATTGAATTTGGAGAGCAATCACATTAAATATGCATCGTTAGAGCCTATTCCGTATCCGCCATTTGCTGAGCTTTCACAACTAGATACTTTGTTTATTTCAGATCAACACAGACCTCGTAGGGACAAATTCCCTCAAAACTTTCTGCAAGGCCTGACAAATCTGTCAATAATCTATATACAACGTAACCAGCTTAAAACCTTGCATCCACACACCTTTAACTATACTCCTAATTTGAATAGGCTCCATTTGTCTCAAAATGCTTTCGCAGACATTCCCAACAATTTGTTTTCCCCGATTCAAAAACTAAAAAGGCTTCACATTTCACAAACAAACCTAAGGTCTCTAGATTTTCTGCTCCATGCTAACCTCACAGAGCTGGAGTTATTGCAGGTGGGGAAGAATACATTTTCTGTTATCACAGAGCCAGTGATGCTGTCTCTGTCAGCCCTTGAATACCTGGATTTGCAGGGTAATAGCTTCTCCTGTAACTGTGACAACGCGTGGTTCCTCCAATGGGTAATCaacaacaagcaaacacaagTGTTTGATGCTAACAACTTTGAATGCAACTTCCCACCAAACCTCAAAGGGAGAAAACTTTTGGAGATTGACGTCCGTTCATGTACGGTCGACATGGGGTTCATCTGTTATATTTCAACGACATGCGCGGTCATCATGACCATAGCAGTCTCCTTCACCCACAAGTTCCTGCAATGGCATCTGGTCTACGCGTACTACCTCATGCTGGCGTTCCTCTACAACTCAAAGAACAAGGACAAGGGTGCTCATCAGTACGACGCCTTCGTCTCCTACAACACAAACGACGAGGGCTGGGTGCTGGGGGAGCTGCTGCCCAAGCTGGAGGACGAGCAGGGCTGGAGACTGTGTCTGCACCACCGAGACTTCCAGCCAG GTAAACCCATTATGGAAAACATAACAGACGCCATCTATGGCAGCCGGAAAACCATCTGCGTGGTCAGTCGTGATTACCTGGAGAGTGAATGGTGCTCCAGAGAGATCCAGGTTGCCAGGTAA
- the LOC115547548 gene encoding toll-like receptor 13 isoform X1, whose amino-acid sequence MKTKIAMPLREICFCSFGILYFSLNSFIFPTAGYVVKGCQITQNTRAICKNSLKVFPKEIPETVTFIDLSGNNISKLNKKALENLPNLLHLNLGHNFISKIESGTFVVQISLKVMFLDNNMLCKLQDGMFDGLVNLIELHLTSNQIQTVAPASFMSLSKLGFLDLGHNKLRDLKNILHHTPHLQSLYIPANNISIFHSWELSNKSTELVTLDLSQNELMFFRLTAGIFPKLKKLHLEDSIKNGIVWEVSNTSYLRSVHKLDISGVRSSLHGLQEVLETCNSSLQYLKLNHINNNLQVLINISCKIPTLYSFQIRNNCIKDIRLDMLHLCTNLKELDLGMNEITAISNNSFKSLRKLKTLIIKSNFLTSVPHAVRKTQILKLDLSYNNINALGCDDFADMKQLRHLSLYNNPLMALKDCVFKDLVHLNVLMLQNSSIDKLNGAFKKNTPNLENLILSNNHLTVLDHGEFKALNSLKNLALEVNKLKQLNDGTFFGLSSLRQLTLRSNEITEITNGAFSHLEALKTLNLESNHIKYASLEPIPYPPFAELSQLDTLFISDQHRPRRDKFPQNFLQGLTNLSIIYIQRNQLKTLHPHTFNYTPNLNRLHLSQNAFADIPNNLFSPIQKLKRLHISQTNLRSLDFLLHANLTELELLQVGKNTFSVITEPVMLSLSALEYLDLQGNSFSCNCDNAWFLQWVINNKQTQVFDANNFECNFPPNLKGRKLLEIDVRSCTVDMGFICYISTTCAVIMTIAVSFTHKFLQWHLVYAYYLMLAFLYNSKNKDKGAHQYDAFVSYNTNDEGWVLGELLPKLEDEQGWRLCLHHRDFQPGKPIMENITDAIYGSRKTICVVSRDYLESEWCSREIQVASFRLFDEQKDVLILVFLEDIPMQQLSPYYRMRRLLKRQTYLSWSRADAHPDLFWEKLRQALETREHPMGEHIRLTVVNGPPGERPDH is encoded by the exons ATGAAAACGAAAATTGCGATGCCGTTAAGGGaaatttgtttttgttcatttgGAATATTATATTTCTCTTTGAATAGTTTTATTTTTCCAACTGCTGGTTACGTGGTGAAGGGCTGCCAGATCACACAGAACACACGGGCCATATGTAAGAACAGTTTAAAAGTGTTTCCAAAGGAAATTCCAGAAACAGTCACATTTATAGACCTGTCTGGAAACAACATttctaaattaaataaaaaagcgTTGGAAAATTTACCAAATCTGTTGCACTTAAATCTGGGACACAACTTCATCTCCAAGATTGAATCTGGCACTTTTGTGGTTCAAATCTCTCTAAAGGTGATGTTTTTAGACAACAATATGCTTTGTAAGCTACAGGATGGTATGTTTGATGGCTTGGTCAATCTCATAGAATTGCATCTGACTTCCAATCAGATCCAAACAGTAGCACCGGCCTCTTTCATGTCTCTGAGCAAGCTTGGGTTTTTGGACCTAGGCCACAACAAACTGCGCGACTTAAAAAACATCTTACATCATACACCACATTTACAAAGCCTATACATTCCAGCAAACAACATTTCCATTTTTCATTCATGGGAGCTGTCAAATAAGTCTACAGAACTTGTTACACTTGATTTGTCTCAGAATGAGCTTATGTTCTTTAGGCTCACTGCAGGTATCTTTCCCAAACTCAAAAAGTTGCACCTTGAGGATAGTATAAAGAATGGTATCGTCTGGGAGGTGAGTAACACATCGTACCTTAGAAGTGTGCATAAACTAGATATCAGTGGGGTTCGCTCCTCATTACATGGACTGCAGGAAGTGCTAGAGACATGTAACTCCTCACTGCAGTATCTGAAGTTAAACCATATCAATAACAACCTGCAGGTTCTCATCAATATTTCCTGTAAAATCCCAACGCTGTACTCATTTCAAATCCGAAATAACTGCATCAAAGATATTAGATTAGACATGCTGCACTTGTGTACTAATCTAAAAGAATTGGACTTGGGGATGAATGAGATAACTGCCATCTCTAACAATTCGTTCAAATCACTTAGGAAGCTTAAGACTTTAATCATAAAGTCTAACTTTCTCACATCAGTCCCCCATGCCGTAAGGAAAACTCAAATCTTAAAACTGGATCTCAGCTACAATAACATCAATGCTCTTGGCTGTGACGATTTTGCCGATATGAAACAGCTCAGACATCTCAGTCTATACAATAATCCTCTCATGGCTCTCAAGGATTGTGTTTTCAAAGATTTGGTCCATTTAAATGTCTTAATGTTGCAAAACAGCAGCATTGATAAATTAAATGGCGCCTTCAAAAAAAACACGCCGAATCTTGAAAATCTTATTTTGTCAAACAATCATCTCACTGTTCTAGATCATGGAGAATTTAAAGCCCTGAATTCCCTCAAGAATTTGGCATTAGAAgtgaataaattaaaacaacttAATGATGGGACTTTTTTTGGACTTTCCAGTCTTAGACAACTTACTCTCCGATCAAATGAAATAACTGAAATTACAAACGGTGCTTTCAGTCACTTGGAAGCTTTAAAGACATTGAATTTGGAGAGCAATCACATTAAATATGCATCGTTAGAGCCTATTCCGTATCCGCCATTTGCTGAGCTTTCACAACTAGATACTTTGTTTATTTCAGATCAACACAGACCTCGTAGGGACAAATTCCCTCAAAACTTTCTGCAAGGCCTGACAAATCTGTCAATAATCTATATACAACGTAACCAGCTTAAAACCTTGCATCCACACACCTTTAACTATACTCCTAATTTGAATAGGCTCCATTTGTCTCAAAATGCTTTCGCAGACATTCCCAACAATTTGTTTTCCCCGATTCAAAAACTAAAAAGGCTTCACATTTCACAAACAAACCTAAGGTCTCTAGATTTTCTGCTCCATGCTAACCTCACAGAGCTGGAGTTATTGCAGGTGGGGAAGAATACATTTTCTGTTATCACAGAGCCAGTGATGCTGTCTCTGTCAGCCCTTGAATACCTGGATTTGCAGGGTAATAGCTTCTCCTGTAACTGTGACAACGCGTGGTTCCTCCAATGGGTAATCaacaacaagcaaacacaagTGTTTGATGCTAACAACTTTGAATGCAACTTCCCACCAAACCTCAAAGGGAGAAAACTTTTGGAGATTGACGTCCGTTCATGTACGGTCGACATGGGGTTCATCTGTTATATTTCAACGACATGCGCGGTCATCATGACCATAGCAGTCTCCTTCACCCACAAGTTCCTGCAATGGCATCTGGTCTACGCGTACTACCTCATGCTGGCGTTCCTCTACAACTCAAAGAACAAGGACAAGGGTGCTCATCAGTACGACGCCTTCGTCTCCTACAACACAAACGACGAGGGCTGGGTGCTGGGGGAGCTGCTGCCCAAGCTGGAGGACGAGCAGGGCTGGAGACTGTGTCTGCACCACCGAGACTTCCAGCCAG GTAAACCCATTATGGAAAACATAACAGACGCCATCTATGGCAGCCGGAAAACCATCTGCGTGGTCAGTCGTGATTACCTGGAGAGTGAATGGTGCTCCAGAGAGATCCAGGTTGCCAG CTTCCGTCTGTTTGACGAGCAGAAGGACGTGCTGATCCTGGTGTTCCTGGAGGACATTCCCATGCAGCAGCTGTCTCCGTACTACCGCATGCGGAGGCTCCTGAAGAGACAAACCTACCTGAGCTGGTCCCGCGCAGACGCACACCCAGACCTGTTCTGGGAGAAGCTCCGGCAGGCCCTGGAGACCCGAGAGCACCCAATGGGTGAGCATATACGGCTCACCGTGGTGAACGGACCCcctggagagagaccagaccattAA
- the LOC115547548 gene encoding toll-like receptor 13 isoform X3: MGFICYISTTCAVIMTIAVSFTHKFLQWHLVYAYYLMLAFLYNSKNKDKGAHQYDAFVSYNTNDEGWVLGELLPKLEDEQGWRLCLHHRDFQPGKPIMENITDAIYGSRKTICVVSRDYLESEWCSREIQVASFRLFDEQKDVLILVFLEDIPMQQLSPYYRMRRLLKRQTYLSWSRADAHPDLFWEKLRQALETREHPMGEHIRLTVVNGPPGERPDH; the protein is encoded by the exons ATGGGGTTCATCTGTTATATTTCAACGACATGCGCGGTCATCATGACCATAGCAGTCTCCTTCACCCACAAGTTCCTGCAATGGCATCTGGTCTACGCGTACTACCTCATGCTGGCGTTCCTCTACAACTCAAAGAACAAGGACAAGGGTGCTCATCAGTACGACGCCTTCGTCTCCTACAACACAAACGACGAGGGCTGGGTGCTGGGGGAGCTGCTGCCCAAGCTGGAGGACGAGCAGGGCTGGAGACTGTGTCTGCACCACCGAGACTTCCAGCCAG GTAAACCCATTATGGAAAACATAACAGACGCCATCTATGGCAGCCGGAAAACCATCTGCGTGGTCAGTCGTGATTACCTGGAGAGTGAATGGTGCTCCAGAGAGATCCAGGTTGCCAG CTTCCGTCTGTTTGACGAGCAGAAGGACGTGCTGATCCTGGTGTTCCTGGAGGACATTCCCATGCAGCAGCTGTCTCCGTACTACCGCATGCGGAGGCTCCTGAAGAGACAAACCTACCTGAGCTGGTCCCGCGCAGACGCACACCCAGACCTGTTCTGGGAGAAGCTCCGGCAGGCCCTGGAGACCCGAGAGCACCCAATGGGTGAGCATATACGGCTCACCGTGGTGAACGGACCCcctggagagagaccagaccattAA